Genomic DNA from Thiohalorhabdus denitrificans:
GTGGGACATACCGGGCGACCGTGTCCACACCGGTCCCGGCCAGGGATCCCTCCGCCTCCAGCAAGCCGCTTTTTTCAAGGCGGACCGCCGTTTGGTCTTCGGAAGAAGTTTCCATGAGCCTCCCCATTCCCTTTGGATATGAATGTTTTTTCCCAAAATTTGCAAAGAGTCTTGTCCTTTCCACAAATGCAACCTTGATACCAGACAAAAAACACCGAAAATTCAATAAAATAAAAACCCGATAACAGTATTGAAAAAATGGCGGTTTCCGATCTGTAAAGGCCGTTGACAACTCGGCGCGTTCGCACTGTCCGAAACCCCAAAAGCTGTAAAAGAGGCCGACACTCATTACGGACCGTTGCGGCCCGTGCGCCATCTCGTTTATAGGGGTGGATGTACCGCATAGGATCGAAAGGAGGCCCGCTGTGGCCCGAAAGCATGTAGAGGAGTTCAAGGGTCAGGAGGGGGAGCCCGAGCTTGCCATTCGCCTCGGCCGGGAGGAGCTGCTCATCCGCAACCGCTACCAGGCCGCCAGCATGATCAACGATTTCCTCATCGGGCTGTGGTTCCTGCTGGGAAGCATCGCCTTTCTCTGGCAGGCCTGGCAGGAGGTGGGGGTCTGGCTGTTCATCCTGGGCAGCGCCCAGCTGCTCGTTCGCCCCCTGATAAGGCTCTCCCACCGGCTCCACCTGAAGTCCGTGCCGCCGGGCCGGTGGGAGATGTAGGGGGACGCGGGTCGGCCCGAAATGGGGTGTCCGGATCTGGACAGGAGGATTTTGGGGAGGGGACGCTACTCGAGGCGATCCGGAAGCACGGTGCAGACTACCGAGCGCCGGTGGCGCGGCCCGTCGAACTCGCAGAGGAACAGGCCCTGCCAGGTGGACAGGCCCAGGCGGCCGTCGATCAGGGGGATGGTCTCGGAGGGGCCCACCAGGCCGGACTTCAGGTGAGAGTCGCCGTTGCCGTCCTGGGCGTCGTGCTCCCACACCCCGCGCGGAATCGTGTCACGGAGCAGCCGGACCACATCGCGGGGGACGCTGTCGTCCCAGTTCTCCTGGATCATGATCCCCGCCGTGGCCCCCTGCACGTAAACCGACACCAGGCCGTCGGGGGCCCCGCATTCCCGCACCACGCCCTCCACCTGAGGGGTGATGTCCACCAGCTCCTCGCGCTCGTGGGTGGCGACCTCGATGATGCGGCGCATGGCTATCTCCCTTCGCGGCTTGCCCGCCGGCCAGGATAGCAGGGGGGCCAGCTGCCCCAGAAACGACCCCGCCCCAAGCATTTGACCGCTCGGTAAGCCCCCCGTGAGAATGAAGTCCCGGACACCGGAGACTCCCATGCCCCGCATCCCCCGACGCCCCCTCGTCATCGCTGCCGTGCTCCTCGTCGCGGCGGCGTGGATCCTCTCGGGCCTGCTCACCCGCCCCGGCCCCGAGCCCGAGAGCCGGGAAGAGCCCCAGCCGATGACCGTGGGCGTGGCCGAGCGCCGCGCCGAACCGGTGGAGGAGCTCCTGGTCCTCCAGGGGGACGTGGAGCCGGACCGCCAAATGGTGGTCCGCGCCGAGACCTCCGGGCAGGTGGCCGAATGGGCCGTGCCCCGCGGCGCCCGGGTGGAGGAGGGGGACCTCCTGGCGCGGCTGAAGATGGACGATCGGGAGGCCCAGCTCCGCCGGGCCGAGGCCCGGCTCGCCGGCGCCAAGAGCGACTACGAGGCCACCAAAGCCATGGCCGAGGACAACTTCATCGGCGAGCTGAACGTCGCCGTGAAGGAGGCGGAGCTGGAGGCCGCCCGGGCCGAGGTGGAGGCGGTACGCCTCGACATCGAGCACACCCGCATCAAGGCCCCCATGACCGGCACCGTCAACCGCCGCATCGCCGAGCGCGGCGACTTCCTGGGGGTAGGGGGGGAGGTGGCGGAGATCGTGGTCAATGACCCGCTCCTGGCCGTGGTGCAGGTGCCCCAGCACCGCGAGGGCGACGTGGAGCCGGGGCAGGAGGCGCGCATCCGCTTCCTGGACGGCCGCCGCGCCAAGGGCGAGGTGACCTTCGTCGCCCCGCTGGCCGACCCCGCCACCCGCACCTTCCGCCTGGAGGCCACCTTCCCCAACCCCGACGGCGACCTGCCCTCCGGGATCAGCGCCGAGGTGGTGATCCCGGTGGCGGAGAGGAAGGCCCACCGCGTCTCCCCCTCCCTCCTGGTCCTGAACGACGACGGGCGGCTCGGGCTGCGGGCCGTGGAGGACGGCGAGGTGGTCTTTCACGAGGTGGAGATCGTCCGCGCCGACGAGCAGGGGGTCTGGGTCACCGGCCCGCCGGATGAGCTGACCCTCATCACCGTGGGCGGCGGCTTCGTGCGAGCCGGGGAAACGGTGCGCACCGAGGCGGCCCCCGCCCCCGGCGAGGGCGGTCCGTGAGGGCGCTCATCGCCGCCGCGGTGGGCCGGGCCCGGGCGGTCCTCCTCCTGCTGGGCATCCTGCTGGTGCTGGGCACCGTCTCCTACGCCACCATCCCCAAGGAGGCCAGTCCGGAGATCGACATCCCCATCTACTTCGTCACCGTCCCCTACCCCGGCATCACCTCCGAGGACGCCGAGCGCATCCTGCTCCGCCCGTTGGAGCGGGAGCTGCAGTCGGTAGCCGGGCTGGACGAGATGCGCTCCTGGGCCGGGGAAGGCTTCGCCATGCTGCGGCTCGACTTCGACCCCGGCTGGGACAGCGGGCGGGCCCAGGCCGACGTGCGGGAGCAGGTGGACCAGACGGAGCCGGAGCTCCCCGAGGAGGCCGAGGAGCCCCAGGTCTCGGAGGTGGACGTGTCGCTGTTCCCGGTGCTCACCGCCACCCTCTCCGGCCCCGTGGACGAGCGCACCCTGCTGGAGACGGCCCGCGACCTGCGCGACCGCCTGGAATCCCGTCCGGGCATCCTGGAGGTGGACATCGGCGGCGAGCGCGAGGACGTCATGGAGATCCTCGTGGATCCCCTGATCATGGAGTCCTACAACCTCTCCTACGCCGAGCTCACCTCCGCCATCCAGCGCAACAACCTCCTGGTCACCGCGGGCAGCATGGACACCGGCGCCGGACGCATCTCGGTCAAGGTACCCGGCACCATCGAGGGCCCCGACGCGGTGGAGAACATCGCCCTGCGCAGCCACGAGGGCACGGTGGTGCGCGTGGGGGACGTGGCCGAGGTGCGGCAGACCTACAAGGACCCGGACAGCTTCGCCCGCATCGACGGCAATCCGGCGCTGTCCCTGGAGATTCGCAAGCGCAGCGGGGCCAACATCCTGGAGGTGGTGGGCGAGGCCCGGGCGGTCATCGAGGAGGCCCGCCAGCAGGCCCCCGAGGCCCTGGAGGTGCGCTACCTGCAGGACGCCGCCGAGGACGTGGCCGACTTCCTCGGCGACCTGGAGAACAACGTCATCACCGCCGTCCTCCTGGTGGTGCTGGTGATCGTCGCCGCCCTCGGGGTGCGCGCCTCCCTGCTGGTGGCGGTGGCCATCCCCGGCGCCTTCCTCGGCGGGATCCTGGCCCTCGACCTGCTCGGCTTCACCCTCAACCTGGTGGTGCTGTTCTCCCTCATCCTGGTGGTGGGGATGCTGGTGGACGGTGCCGTGGTGGTGGCCGAGCTGGCCGACCGTCACCTCGCCGCGGGCCAGCCGCGCCGGGCCGCCTACCGCGACGCCGCGGCGCGCATGGCCTGGCCGGTGACCACCGCCATCGCCACCACCCTGGCGGTCTTCTTCCCCATGCTCTTCTGGCCCGGCGTGGTGGGCGAGTTCATCGTCTACCTGCCGGCCACGGTCATCCTCACCCTGCTGCTGTCCCTGGCCATGGCGCTGATCTTCGTCCCCACTCTGGGCTCGGTGGCGGGCCCCCGGCGGGCCCTCAACCCCGTGCTGACGCGCCAGATCCGGGCCGCCGAGGCGGGCCGCTGGGAGGAGCTGGGCCGGGTCAACCGGGCCTACGTGGACGCCCTGGCCGTCGCCTGCCGCCGGCCGGGCCGGACCCTCCTGGTGGTGGCCGCGGCCACCGCCGCCGTCTACGCCGCCTGGGCGGCCCATGGCCGCGGCGTCTCCTTCTTCCCCGACATCGAGCCCCGCTTCGCCCAGATCCAGATCCAGGCGCGGGGCGACCTCTCGGTGTGGGAGGCGGACGACCTGGTCCGCCGCGTCGAGGAGCGCATCGCCGGCACCGAGGGCATCAAGACGCGCTACGCCCGTACGCTGGTCTCCCAGCAGCGGCGCCTGGAGGGCGACCTCGCCGAGGACGTCATCGGCATCATCCAGCTGGAGCTCACCGACTGGCGCACCCGGGCGCCCGCCTCGGAGGTCCTGCAGGAGCTGCGCGGGCGGATCACCGACATCCCCGGCCTGAAGATCCAGGTCCGCGAGCAGGAACGCGGCCCCACCTCGGGCAAGCCGGTGGTGGTGGAGGTCCAGGGCGAGGACGAGGGACAGCTGAAGGCGGCGGTGGAGGAGGTGCGCCAGCGCATGGCCGAGGTGGGCGGCTTCACGGACGTGGAGGACGACCGCCCGCCGCCGGGGGTGGAGGTGGAGCTGCGGGTGGACCGCGAGGAGGCGGCCCGCCACGGGGTGGACATCGCCCTGCTCGGCCAGGGCCTGCAGACCCTCACCGAGGGCACCCTGCTGGGCACCTACCACCCCGAATTCACCGACGAGGCGGTGGACATCCGGCTGCGCCTGCCCACGGACGCCCGCCACCTGCAGCAGCTCGCCACCCTGCGCCTGCCCACGGAGCGGGGCCTGGTTCCCCTGCGCAACTTCGCCGAGCTGGAGCCGGTCCCGGCCACCGGCCTCATTAAGCGCCGGGACGCCAACCGGGCCCACACCGTGGAGGCGGACGTAGCCAGTGGCGAGCTGGTGGACGAGCGTCTATCCGCCCTGGAGGAGGCCCTGGCGGAGGACCCCCTGCCCGGGGAGGTGGACTACGCCTTCCGGGGCGAGCGGGAGGACATGGCGGAGTCCACGGGCTTCCTGACGCGGGCCTTCTACCTCGCCCTTGGCCTGATGGTGGTGATCCTGGTGACCCAGTTCAATCGCTTCACCCAGGCCGGCCTGGTGCTGTCCGCCATCCTGTTCTCCACCGCCGGGGTCCTGGTGGGGCTGCTCCTGCGGGGCGAGCCCTTCGGCATCGTCATGAGCGGCATCGGCACCCTGGCCCTGGCGGGGATCGTGGTGAACAACAACATCGTCCTCATCGACACCTACAACGTGCTGCGCCGGGACCACGACCTGGCGCCCCTGGAGGCCGCCCTGCGCACCGGCGCCCAGCGCGCCCGGCCGGTGATCCTCACCGCCGTGACCACCATCCTGGGGCTGGCGCCCATGGTCTTCGGCCTCACCATCGACTTCGTGGGCCGCGACTTCCACATCGGCGCCCCCTCCACCCAGTTCTGGACCCAGCTGGCCACCGCCATCAGCGGCGGGCTGCTGCTGGCCACCCCCCTGACCCTGTTCTTCACCCCCGCCATGCTGGTCTGGCTCGACCGGCGCCGGGACGGGGACCAAACCGCCCCCG
This window encodes:
- a CDS encoding efflux RND transporter permease subunit, producing the protein MRALIAAAVGRARAVLLLLGILLVLGTVSYATIPKEASPEIDIPIYFVTVPYPGITSEDAERILLRPLERELQSVAGLDEMRSWAGEGFAMLRLDFDPGWDSGRAQADVREQVDQTEPELPEEAEEPQVSEVDVSLFPVLTATLSGPVDERTLLETARDLRDRLESRPGILEVDIGGEREDVMEILVDPLIMESYNLSYAELTSAIQRNNLLVTAGSMDTGAGRISVKVPGTIEGPDAVENIALRSHEGTVVRVGDVAEVRQTYKDPDSFARIDGNPALSLEIRKRSGANILEVVGEARAVIEEARQQAPEALEVRYLQDAAEDVADFLGDLENNVITAVLLVVLVIVAALGVRASLLVAVAIPGAFLGGILALDLLGFTLNLVVLFSLILVVGMLVDGAVVVAELADRHLAAGQPRRAAYRDAAARMAWPVTTAIATTLAVFFPMLFWPGVVGEFIVYLPATVILTLLLSLAMALIFVPTLGSVAGPRRALNPVLTRQIRAAEAGRWEELGRVNRAYVDALAVACRRPGRTLLVVAAATAAVYAAWAAHGRGVSFFPDIEPRFAQIQIQARGDLSVWEADDLVRRVEERIAGTEGIKTRYARTLVSQQRRLEGDLAEDVIGIIQLELTDWRTRAPASEVLQELRGRITDIPGLKIQVREQERGPTSGKPVVVEVQGEDEGQLKAAVEEVRQRMAEVGGFTDVEDDRPPPGVEVELRVDREEAARHGVDIALLGQGLQTLTEGTLLGTYHPEFTDEAVDIRLRLPTDARHLQQLATLRLPTERGLVPLRNFAELEPVPATGLIKRRDANRAHTVEADVASGELVDERLSALEEALAEDPLPGEVDYAFRGEREDMAESTGFLTRAFYLALGLMVVILVTQFNRFTQAGLVLSAILFSTAGVLVGLLLRGEPFGIVMSGIGTLALAGIVVNNNIVLIDTYNVLRRDHDLAPLEAALRTGAQRARPVILTAVTTILGLAPMVFGLTIDFVGRDFHIGAPSTQFWTQLATAISGGLLLATPLTLFFTPAMLVWLDRRRDGDQTAPA
- a CDS encoding secondary thiamine-phosphate synthase enzyme YjbQ; translated protein: MRRIIEVATHEREELVDITPQVEGVVRECGAPDGLVSVYVQGATAGIMIQENWDDSVPRDVVRLLRDTIPRGVWEHDAQDGNGDSHLKSGLVGPSETIPLIDGRLGLSTWQGLFLCEFDGPRHRRSVVCTVLPDRLE
- a CDS encoding efflux RND transporter periplasmic adaptor subunit, whose protein sequence is MPRIPRRPLVIAAVLLVAAAWILSGLLTRPGPEPESREEPQPMTVGVAERRAEPVEELLVLQGDVEPDRQMVVRAETSGQVAEWAVPRGARVEEGDLLARLKMDDREAQLRRAEARLAGAKSDYEATKAMAEDNFIGELNVAVKEAELEAARAEVEAVRLDIEHTRIKAPMTGTVNRRIAERGDFLGVGGEVAEIVVNDPLLAVVQVPQHREGDVEPGQEARIRFLDGRRAKGEVTFVAPLADPATRTFRLEATFPNPDGDLPSGISAEVVIPVAERKAHRVSPSLLVLNDDGRLGLRAVEDGEVVFHEVEIVRADEQGVWVTGPPDELTLITVGGGFVRAGETVRTEAAPAPGEGGP
- a CDS encoding YrhK family protein, producing MARKHVEEFKGQEGEPELAIRLGREELLIRNRYQAASMINDFLIGLWFLLGSIAFLWQAWQEVGVWLFILGSAQLLVRPLIRLSHRLHLKSVPPGRWEM